In Bacillus sp. S3, the sequence GGTATTATTTCTATGGGTCAGGCAATGATGGGTTTTTTTCCATATTGGCTGGAAAGAGTATACCGTCCCGGCCGGATTGGGATTATGACACGAAGCGGTTCTCTGACAAATGAAATAACGGCGGAGGTGGTAAGAGCCGGTTTTGGGGCTTCCTCGCTCATTGGGATAGGCGGTGACCCTGTACCATTAACCCGGTTTGCCGAGGTACTGCCATTATTTCAAGAGGATCCGAATACAGATGCAGTCGTGCTGATCGGGGAACTGGGAGGAACGATGGAAGAGGAGGTAGCTGAAGCGATTGAAAATAAGGTTTTTACCAAACCGCTTGTTGCCTTCTTAGGCGGGAGGACTGCTCCAAAAGGGAAAAAAATGGGCCATGCCGGCGCGATTATTACCGCCGGAAAAGGTACTGTTAAAGACAAAATGATTGCCTTAAAAAATGCGGGTGCTCTTGTTGCCGAGCGTCCTAGACAGGTAGGTACCTTATTAGAATCCATTCTAGCTTCGAAGATTTAATTGTAAGCGCTAATTCCTGCCGCACCAACTGGCAGGAATAGTACTATCATTTAACTAAAAAATGTAAGCGCTTTAAAATATGATTGTTTAATGTGGGAACTTAAAAATATCCGTCAAGTGATTGAAAAAAATTTTTTAGATTAGGATAAGCAAGGCAAAACCAAATTATAGGGGGAAAGGTATGAAGAAAAAAATCACAGTTGGAAATAAGGTGTTATTTCTTCTATGTGCAATGTACTTCATCACCTACATCGATCGGGTTAATATTGCCACTGCAGCTCCATTTATACAAAAAGATCTAGGTTTGTCCACAACGGAAATGGGTTTAATTCTATCCGCCTTTGCCTATCCCTATGCGTTTCTTCAAATATTTGGCGGCTGGATAGGTGATAAGGTGGGGGCTAAGAAGACGCTTACCTTTGTTGGCCTTATTTGGTCACTAACAACGGCGTTAACAGGTATGGTCACAGGATTGGTAAGTGCCGTTTTAGTAAGAATTGGGCTAGGTTTTGGAGAAGGCGCTGCTTTTCCTACCGCTACAAAAGCGATGGCACAATGGCTGCCAAGGGAAAAATTCGGCTATGCACAAGGGATTGTCCATTCGGCTTCCAGGCTTGGAAATGCAGTGGCACCTCCCATTATTGCCTTACTAATAGTAGCTTTCGGATGGAGAGAATCATTCTTTATCATGGGTGCAATTAGTATAATTTGGATGGTTGTATGGCATTGGTATTTTAAAGATAATCCAAAGGATCACCCGAAAATTACACAAGAGGAATTGAACACATTGCCTCCATTTGAAGGTAAGGAGCAGCAAAGTAAAAAAATCATTCCTTGGAAAAAACTTTGTAAAAGAATTCTTCCTGTTACATTTGTAGATTTTTGCTATGGATGGACATTATGGGTATATTTAACCTGGCTTCCGTCGTTTTTATATACTGCTTATCATTTAGATATTAAAAATTCGGCCTTATTTGCGGCGGGTATTCTGTTGTCAGGTGTCATTGGCGATACTCTTGGAGGAGTGTTATCAGATAAAATTTACGTGAAGACAAAAGACTTGAAGCTTGCCCGCCGTTCAATCCTGATTGTAGGTTTAACGGGTTCCCTCATCTTTTTATTACCGACCTTATTTGTGCATAATCTTACGTTGATTGCCATATCTATGAGTCTAGCTTTCTTTTTCCTTGAGCTTTGTAATGCTAATTTATGGGCAATCCCAATGGATATTGCCCCAAATCATGCAGGAACAGCAAGCGGTATGATGAACACTGGATTTGGCGTGGCTGGCATGCTTTCACCCGTTGCTTTTGGATTTTTAATTTCGTTTTCAGGTAACTGGCAGGTTCCATTTATTATGTCCGTGTTGTTATTGTTTATCGGTGTATTGGTGACATTAAAGATAGACCCGTCTAAAAAATTGGAAATAGAGCATGATCATCAGAGGACCGATATATCAAGTCCAATGTAAAAAATGAATAGTGCCCTCAATTGTGTGACACCATTTTCTTTTCATTTTTTTTAATACACCATTTTTTTGTTGTAGAGGAATATGTGACCGCTGAATTTTCCTACAATCAAAAAACGTATAGCCTGACATTTTATCGTAGTAAATATGTATACACTGGAAAAAACTAACCTATCCTCATACGGATAGGTTAGTTTCTTGTCATATAGTCTACTATAATCGTTATTCCATTATTCCTGTACCAATCGTACAAGCAAATGTGCTAACTTATGCTGTTCCTCCTCCGTACCCACTTTCCAAAGCTCTTGTAATAACCGCTCTTCAGAGTTTTTTGGTGATTGCTTATCCGCAAGATAATCGGCTACTTTTTGCGCCGAATTGGCTAATTGCTCCTCATCCATCCCTAGTTTTATACCCAAATCTACTTTTCCTCTTAGGTATTCCCTAAAATCATCAAAACTTGTTAACGAATCACCGTTCTTGTAAATATGATTGGCTATATCTTGATCATGTAGCTGCTTTTCCATGTAGATCACTCCTCGTTTGGATTGTGCCATTTATTAAATGTGCTTACACCATACTTACCCTGTGGCCAACTGGATGAAACCACATGGCCGCCGATTTTGGATTTTTTTCATGAAATCCAAGGTAGCGGGGGACTGACTGACGCTATTGCTGGTATAAACTACGCATTTCCTTTTGTTCTCCCGGAGAATAATTTGAAAATGAACACCACGACAGCCACTACGAGTAAAAGGTGAATCAGTCCTCCAGCAATATGGAAAACAAGCCCAAGAACCCAAAATAAAAGTAACAAACTAATAATTGTCCAAATCAACATAATCACTTCTTTCTTAAAGAATTTTTTGATATACGTATAATACCCACAATTTATGAAAGTAAATTTATTTTTTTTATTTTTTTATTGTTGTGCCCTTTTACGCACAAAACTTCCGATGTCCCCAAAAAAACCGTCCCCATGTTTTTTTTGGTTTACAATAATGAAAGATAACCTTACTATAAATAAAGAATATTCAGAACAAGGGATGAGATTGGATGATAGCTCTTTATAAAATGAATGATTTATACGAAGATCAAATAAAAAAATTCTATACTGATTTGGGGTATCAGACTGCCAGCTTTTATTCGATTAATTCAATATTGGATCAGATTATGAATCCGATGGTTATTCTTACACCTGTTATCTTTCGGCAAGAATTGGAGGGTGTTTCGTTTCCCATTATTCCGATTTCAATCAGGGCAGGGGATATAAAAAAGTCAATAAACGAGTTGTTTGAATCCAAGGAAAAGCAGGGCTATACATATATCGCCTCAAACGACGAAATTATGTGGCTGAAAAAAGAATACACAGAATATCTTGAGAATGAAAAGATTCATATCTCGTTTTTACTAGACAAACAATCTTCCACACTTAGCCCTAATCATTTGAATCTGGCACCAATATGGATGAAAGGGTTAATTTCTGTGCCATGGAATAAGCATGTGCATTTTATTAAGCCGGCGTTTACTTCTATCATTCCCATACTACAAACAGCCTGTTCACTAGTAAGCTTAACGGAAGAAATTATAAAAGAAAGATTTCAGGTAGAGGCGATCGTTAATTCCACGCATGACGGAGTGGTTGCTGTCGATAAAATCGGAAATATTATCTTGGCTAATAAGCATGCGAAAACCATTCTTGGTTTCGAAGAGAATCCGAAAGGGAGGAATATCACAGAGTTTATTCCTCAGTCTGATATGATTCGAGTGTTGGAAACTGGAAAGATTGAAAGAGATGATATTGCTCTTGTTGGGGGTCGCCAAATTGTCATTAACCGCTCCCCCGTTATCGTAAAAGGGAAAATTGTCGGAGCTGTATCAAATTTTAAAGAAATTACAGATATTCAAAAAGTGGAATTACTACTTCGTAAAAAGCTACATCAAAATGGTTTAGAGGCAAAGTATCGATTAAGTGATATTGTTGGAGAAACACAGGTGATAATGGAGACAAAAGAATTAGCAAGGAAATTTGCTGAAACGGAATCTACTGTTTTAATAACCGGTGAGTCTGGAACTGGTAAAGAATTATTTGCTCAAGGGATTCATTCTGCAAGTCATCGATCACTTGGTCCATTTGTAGCCGTGAATTGCGCAGCGTTTCCTGAAAATCTTTTGGAAAGTGAAATGTTTGGATATGAGAAAGGGACGTTTACAGGTGCTCTAAAAGATGGAAAGCCTGGCTTATTTGAGCTTGCCCATGGAGGTACGCTGTTTTTGGATGAAATTGGTGAGTTACCTCTACGAATTCAAGCTCTTTTATTAAGGGTACTTCAGGAAAAAACAATTAGGCGTGTCGGCGGAGAGCGAATCATACCAGTAGATGTTCGAATCATTACAGCAACGAATCGGAATTTGGAGGAGGAGGTTGAAGAGAAACAATTCCGGTCTGACTTATATTATCGGCTAAATGTACTAGCTCTTGAATTGCCGCCTCTACGCGGGCGTTTAACAGATATCCCTAAACTGGTAGACTCGTTTCTAGTTGAATTTAATGAAAAAAGAAAAAACAAAATAAAAGCTGTTGAAAAAGAATTAATTAGTTTATTTCAGATGCACGATTGGCCGGGGAATATTCGTGAATTGCGGAATGCCATTGAAAGGATGGTGGTTCTGGAGGAGGGGAACTGTTTAGGGCTTCATGGGGCAAAATTTCTTTTGGAAAAATTAAGAAGAAGAAAGATCTTAGGGGATGTGCCCAATCAACCAAGCATAAAAAATAAAGAAAAAGAACTGATTCTAACCACATTAGAAAAATTCGCTTATAATAAAAAGTTAGCCGCTGAGTCTCTTGGAATCGACCGGTCCACCCTTTGGAGAAAAATGAAAGAATATAATTTATGATGTTGTAAAAAGCAACATTATGTTGCAGTTTGAAACAATGGTATCGCTGAACAGGGAAATCAATCCCTGTTTTTTGTTTGGATTTTTTTGATTTTTCTGAGTTTTGACTCTTGGCATAAAAATTGCATATTAGTTATTCGAAAGATAGAGCAGATAATGAAAAAAGAAAGTAGTGAAGCATATGCAACATTATTCCATTGCGTTAATTCCTGGTGATGGGATTGGTCCAGAAGTGACCAATGAAGCCGTAAAAGTATTAAAAAAAGCAGAAGAAATTCACGGCGGGATAAATTTTTCATGTGAAACCTTTGATTGGGGTTGTGATTATTATCTCCAACAGGGAAGAATGATGCCGGAGAACGGCCTAGAGATCTTAAAAGACTTTGATGTTATTCTATTTGGTGCAGTTGGGGCTAAAACGGTACCTGATCACATCTCGGTTTGGGAGTTAATCCTGCCCATCCGCAGAAAATTCCAGCAGTATGTAAATTTGCGGCCGATCAAACTCCTAAAAGGGTTAGAAAGTCCTCTAAGATATAAACATCATGATGACCTCGACTTTGTTGTTGTCAGGGAAAATACGGAAGGGGAATATTCCAACAGCGGCGGACGTGTTCATGAGGGAACCCCGTATGAACTGGCAATGCAAAATAACATATTTACTAGATATGGGACTGAGAGAATCCTAAACTATGCCTTTTCCCTGGCTGAAAAAAGAGCGAAGAAAAACCTGACTGTGGCAACAAAATCAAATGCGATTAATTTTACGATGCCGTTTTGGGATGAGATGGTGAAAGAAATCGGCTCTAGTTACCCGGATGTTCAAACGCAACTCTACCATATTGATGCTTTAGCAGCTTATTTTATTTCAAGACCCGAGACACTTGACGTAGTGGTCGGAAGTAATTTATTTGGTGATATTCTGACAGATTTAGGTGCAGCGATTGTTGGAGGTTTGGGGCTGGCACCCTCCGGAAACATTAATCCGGAGCGGATCTATCCGTCCATGTTTGAGCCCATTCATGGTTCTGCTCCCGACATTGCCGGAAAAGGGATTGCTAATCCAATTGCCTCCATTTGGAGCCTTAGTCTAATGATGGACCATCTCGAACTCTATGAAGCAGGCAAATTAATACTTGATTCTATCGAAGGCGTGTTACTTGATGGCATAATAAGAACTCCTGATTTGGGGGGCACTGCCACGACGATAGAAATGGGCGATGCCATCGTTTCGAAAATGGTTCAATTAAGTCTTAGTCCTAAAATCTGAAAATTCTAAGGGATATGATCCGATAACATGTAACCAGGAGGAGAAATAATCCAATAGGGGGAAGTTGAATGCAAAAAGAAAAGATGGTTTTGTTCCCAAGCATTGAAGGAAAAGTTGCGGTCGTAACCGGGGCTGGAAGCGGGATCGGCAGGGCAACGGCCATTCTCCTTGCTAAAAACGGGGCGACTCTGTTTCTGATGAGCCGGGACGAGGAAAAGCTGAAGGAAACACAGAAAACATGTGAAAGTTACGGTGTGAAATGCTTTTATCAATCAACGGATGTAACCGATCCGAATGCAGTTATAGAGTCGTTTGCCGAATGCTATAAAATGTTTGGACGAGTGGATATACTCTGCAATGTAGCCGGAGGAAGCACTGGCAGAAGGTTTACCCTTGACATGACAGGGGACGACTTTGATGAAGTGTATAAATTGAATTTGAAAAATGTGTTTCTCTGCTGTAAAGAAGTACTTCCGGGAATGAAGGAAAGAAATCATGGAAGGATTGTAAATGTATCTTCCCTCATAGGAAGGGCTGCGGGTGACAATACGAATATAGCCTATTCCAGCCTTAAAGCCGGAATTGACCAGTTTTCCAAGTATTTGGCAAGGGAGGTTGGACAATACGGCATCTGCGTAAATTCTGTATCCCCTGGTTATATTGAGGCAAGTCCGAGAATAACGGAGCTTTGGGCCAAAACACAGAACATGCAGGGGGTGTTTGATCGGCTCTCATTAAAAAGACCGGGAACGGCTATGGAAGTGGCTAATGCCATTGTATTTCTTGCCAGTGACGAAGCTGCCTATATTACAGGCGAAGTTTTGGACATAAATGGCGGGGCAGTTATGGCATAAAAGATAGGTTCTTAAATGAAAGAAAAGGATATTGAAGGGCTAAAATATGTATTGAAAACGGAATGGTTCAGCAGAAAGGTGAGAAACAGTAATGGCAGAATTTGATTTTGAACAACCTATAAGCATGGAGAAAATGAGAGAATACAGGCTTACTAGAATAGATGAGCAAATGAAAATACACGAGCTTGACTGCATGATTACCATGAGGGTTGATAATGTGCGCTATTTAACAAGCTTCCGCCCGAACAGTCCGAATGTATTTTATTATTTCAGGTATGCAGCGGTTAAAGCTGTGGGTGATGACCCTTGGGCTTTGGTTGCAAGCGGTGACTATGACAGGGCTATTGCGTTTATGCCATGGCTTAAACAAAAGGTAAAACCACTTCCAATGGATCCAATGCTCAGTGTAGCCCAATTTAAAGAAATTTTTAGTGAGCTTGGTCTCAAAAAGGGCGCCAAAATTGGAATTGATGAAATGGGATTCCAGCTATTTCAAGTATTCAAAGAAACGTTTTCTGATTATGTGTTTGTTGATGGGCGCCAGGCCTTCGCAAAAGCGAAAGCGGTAAAATGTGCTGAAGAAATATATCTAATTAAAAAGGCGTGTGCTATTGCTGAAGCGGGCACACAGGTTGCTATTGAAAACCTGCGTCCGGGACTTTCCGAAATAGAGGTTTCAGCGATGATACATAATGAAATGATCCTGCGCGGCTCGGAAGGCGGCCACACACATCCTACACAAGTGAATTCCGGTGAGAATGCCATAACGCTTGTCCGGTTCCCGACGGAGAGGATCATCAGAAACGGAGACTTTGTGTTGATGGATGTGGGCTGTTGTTACAACGGATACCACAGTGATTTTTGCCGGACGGTGATGGCAGGAAATCCTTTAAACAATGAGCAGAAAAAAGTATATACGGCCGTTTATGACGCGACAATGGCAGCCATTGAGGCCTGCAAACCGGGAGCTTTGACTTCTGATATAGACAAAGCATCAAGAGATGTTCTCCGTAAGGCCGGTTATGAGAAATATTGGTATTTTGGTGTGACAGGACACGCCACGGGTGTTTGTCTTCA encodes:
- a CDS encoding DUF3243 domain-containing protein; its protein translation is MEKQLHDQDIANHIYKNGDSLTSFDDFREYLRGKVDLGIKLGMDEEQLANSAQKVADYLADKQSPKNSEERLLQELWKVGTEEEQHKLAHLLVRLVQE
- a CDS encoding lmo0937 family membrane protein, which encodes MLIWTIISLLLLFWVLGLVFHIAGGLIHLLLVVAVVVFIFKLFSGRTKGNA
- a CDS encoding M24 family metallopeptidase; its protein translation is MAEFDFEQPISMEKMREYRLTRIDEQMKIHELDCMITMRVDNVRYLTSFRPNSPNVFYYFRYAAVKAVGDDPWALVASGDYDRAIAFMPWLKQKVKPLPMDPMLSVAQFKEIFSELGLKKGAKIGIDEMGFQLFQVFKETFSDYVFVDGRQAFAKAKAVKCAEEIYLIKKACAIAEAGTQVAIENLRPGLSEIEVSAMIHNEMILRGSEGGHTHPTQVNSGENAITLVRFPTERIIRNGDFVLMDVGCCYNGYHSDFCRTVMAGNPLNNEQKKVYTAVYDATMAAIEACKPGALTSDIDKASRDVLRKAGYEKYWYFGVTGHATGVCLQEAPIIGEASAKGEKPWVIEPGMVFCIEPSVHLPGVGGVRIEDMVAITEDGYELLTQTEYENRLLLK
- a CDS encoding tartrate dehydrogenase, with amino-acid sequence MQHYSIALIPGDGIGPEVTNEAVKVLKKAEEIHGGINFSCETFDWGCDYYLQQGRMMPENGLEILKDFDVILFGAVGAKTVPDHISVWELILPIRRKFQQYVNLRPIKLLKGLESPLRYKHHDDLDFVVVRENTEGEYSNSGGRVHEGTPYELAMQNNIFTRYGTERILNYAFSLAEKRAKKNLTVATKSNAINFTMPFWDEMVKEIGSSYPDVQTQLYHIDALAAYFISRPETLDVVVGSNLFGDILTDLGAAIVGGLGLAPSGNINPERIYPSMFEPIHGSAPDIAGKGIANPIASIWSLSLMMDHLELYEAGKLILDSIEGVLLDGIIRTPDLGGTATTIEMGDAIVSKMVQLSLSPKI
- a CDS encoding MFS transporter; its protein translation is MKKKITVGNKVLFLLCAMYFITYIDRVNIATAAPFIQKDLGLSTTEMGLILSAFAYPYAFLQIFGGWIGDKVGAKKTLTFVGLIWSLTTALTGMVTGLVSAVLVRIGLGFGEGAAFPTATKAMAQWLPREKFGYAQGIVHSASRLGNAVAPPIIALLIVAFGWRESFFIMGAISIIWMVVWHWYFKDNPKDHPKITQEELNTLPPFEGKEQQSKKIIPWKKLCKRILPVTFVDFCYGWTLWVYLTWLPSFLYTAYHLDIKNSALFAAGILLSGVIGDTLGGVLSDKIYVKTKDLKLARRSILIVGLTGSLIFLLPTLFVHNLTLIAISMSLAFFFLELCNANLWAIPMDIAPNHAGTASGMMNTGFGVAGMLSPVAFGFLISFSGNWQVPFIMSVLLLFIGVLVTLKIDPSKKLEIEHDHQRTDISSPM
- the sucD gene encoding succinate--CoA ligase subunit alpha, which translates into the protein MSIILDQSTRVVVQGITGKEGSFWTKHMLDYGTNVVAGVTPGREGKYVEDVPVFHTVKRAAKNIPIDASLLFVPPRFAKEALFEALDAGIKKVVILCDGIPLHDAIQMRKAAMSAGAMVIGGNTSGIISMGQAMMGFFPYWLERVYRPGRIGIMTRSGSLTNEITAEVVRAGFGASSLIGIGGDPVPLTRFAEVLPLFQEDPNTDAVVLIGELGGTMEEEVAEAIENKVFTKPLVAFLGGRTAPKGKKMGHAGAIITAGKGTVKDKMIALKNAGALVAERPRQVGTLLESILASKI
- a CDS encoding sigma-54 interaction domain-containing protein; amino-acid sequence: MIALYKMNDLYEDQIKKFYTDLGYQTASFYSINSILDQIMNPMVILTPVIFRQELEGVSFPIIPISIRAGDIKKSINELFESKEKQGYTYIASNDEIMWLKKEYTEYLENEKIHISFLLDKQSSTLSPNHLNLAPIWMKGLISVPWNKHVHFIKPAFTSIIPILQTACSLVSLTEEIIKERFQVEAIVNSTHDGVVAVDKIGNIILANKHAKTILGFEENPKGRNITEFIPQSDMIRVLETGKIERDDIALVGGRQIVINRSPVIVKGKIVGAVSNFKEITDIQKVELLLRKKLHQNGLEAKYRLSDIVGETQVIMETKELARKFAETESTVLITGESGTGKELFAQGIHSASHRSLGPFVAVNCAAFPENLLESEMFGYEKGTFTGALKDGKPGLFELAHGGTLFLDEIGELPLRIQALLLRVLQEKTIRRVGGERIIPVDVRIITATNRNLEEEVEEKQFRSDLYYRLNVLALELPPLRGRLTDIPKLVDSFLVEFNEKRKNKIKAVEKELISLFQMHDWPGNIRELRNAIERMVVLEEGNCLGLHGAKFLLEKLRRRKILGDVPNQPSIKNKEKELILTTLEKFAYNKKLAAESLGIDRSTLWRKMKEYNL
- a CDS encoding SDR family NAD(P)-dependent oxidoreductase, which codes for MQKEKMVLFPSIEGKVAVVTGAGSGIGRATAILLAKNGATLFLMSRDEEKLKETQKTCESYGVKCFYQSTDVTDPNAVIESFAECYKMFGRVDILCNVAGGSTGRRFTLDMTGDDFDEVYKLNLKNVFLCCKEVLPGMKERNHGRIVNVSSLIGRAAGDNTNIAYSSLKAGIDQFSKYLAREVGQYGICVNSVSPGYIEASPRITELWAKTQNMQGVFDRLSLKRPGTAMEVANAIVFLASDEAAYITGEVLDINGGAVMA